One segment of Bacillota bacterium DNA contains the following:
- a CDS encoding IreB family regulatory phosphoprotein — translation MVDKETMMFKVEKNNADEAREILMAIYQALKERGYNPINQIVGYILSGDPTYITNHKNARNLVRKLERDELLEEILKFYLESGQQKGKK, via the coding sequence ATGGTTGATAAAGAAACTATGATGTTTAAAGTAGAAAAGAATAATGCTGATGAAGCCCGTGAGATACTTATGGCAATATATCAGGCATTGAAGGAAAGGGGATATAACCCCATTAATCAAATTGTAGGATATATTCTTTCCGGAGACCCTACATATATTACAAACCACAAAAACGCGAGAAACTTGGTGAGGAAATTAGAAAGGGATGAACTGTTGGAAGAAATCCTTAAGTTTTACCTGGAATCCGGACAGCAAAAAGGTAAAAAATAG
- a CDS encoding aldo/keto reductase gives MEYIKLGNTGIEVSRLCFGALVIGPLQVNLPIDRGADIILKGLELGINFIDTAEIYGTYPHIREAIKRWGKKPVISTKCYAYTKEGAAESLEKARKELDMDVIDMFLLHEQESRLTLKGHKEALDYFISQKGKGIIRAVGVSTHNIEVVEACSEMPEIDVIHPLLNIRGIGIGDGSVEEMLTAIKKAYNAGKGIYSMKALGGGNLIACFNESINFVLNIPYIHSIAVGMQTEDEVEMNVRIFEGREIPEDLKYRVKNTRKKLHIDYWCEGCGKCVERCSQNALEIINRKAIVNENKCILCGYCASVCPQFAIKVC, from the coding sequence ATGGAATACATAAAACTAGGCAACACGGGTATTGAAGTTTCCCGTTTATGCTTTGGCGCCCTTGTAATAGGTCCTTTACAGGTTAATCTTCCTATTGATAGGGGCGCTGATATAATTTTAAAGGGGCTTGAGTTAGGTATAAATTTTATTGATACAGCAGAGATTTACGGTACTTATCCCCATATAAGGGAAGCAATCAAAAGATGGGGTAAAAAGCCTGTTATTTCTACCAAGTGCTATGCATATACAAAGGAAGGTGCCGCTGAAAGCCTTGAAAAGGCAAGAAAAGAATTAGACATGGATGTCATAGACATGTTCCTTCTTCATGAGCAGGAAAGCAGACTTACTCTAAAAGGACATAAAGAAGCACTGGACTATTTTATTTCTCAAAAGGGAAAAGGTATAATAAGGGCTGTTGGTGTATCTACCCATAATATTGAAGTGGTTGAAGCATGTTCGGAAATGCCTGAAATTGATGTAATTCATCCCCTTTTAAATATAAGGGGTATCGGAATTGGTGATGGTTCGGTAGAAGAAATGCTGACGGCTATTAAAAAAGCCTATAATGCGGGTAAAGGAATATACAGCATGAAGGCACTGGGAGGTGGTAACCTTATTGCTTGTTTTAATGAGAGTATTAACTTCGTTTTGAACATACCCTACATTCATTCCATAGCTGTCGGAATGCAGACAGAAGACGAAGTTGAAATGAATGTAAGGATATTTGAAGGACGTGAGATACCCGAGGATTTGAAATACAGGGTAAAAAATACCCGGAAAAAACTTCACATTGATTACTGGTGTGAAGGGTGTGGCAAATGTGTCGAAAGATGCAGTCAAAATGCCCTGGAAATTATTAATAGAAAAGCTATCGTAAATGAGAATAAATGCATACTGTGCGGTTATTGTGCCAGTGTGTGTCCACAATTTGCAATTAAAGTTTGTTAG
- the ruvX gene encoding Holliday junction resolvase RuvX produces MRIMGIDFGDARIGIAISDPFGWTAQGLDTIDWKDNMDYPIERIKSLLEEYNIKKVIVGYPINMNGTLGPRTLKTDEFIKCLANRVGNVEIIKWDERLSTVVANRILNEAGIKSFKRKKTVDRIAATYILQGYLDSMKNESIKNN; encoded by the coding sequence GTGAGAATAATGGGGATTGATTTTGGTGATGCACGGATAGGTATAGCAATAAGCGACCCTTTCGGCTGGACTGCCCAAGGATTGGATACAATAGATTGGAAAGATAATATGGATTATCCGATTGAAAGGATAAAAAGTCTTCTTGAGGAGTATAATATAAAAAAAGTGATAGTAGGTTATCCCATAAATATGAATGGTACTTTGGGGCCACGGACTTTAAAAACGGATGAGTTTATTAAATGTTTAGCTAATAGAGTGGGAAATGTAGAGATAATAAAATGGGACGAAAGATTGTCGACAGTTGTGGCAAACCGGATATTGAATGAAGCAGGGATAAAATCATTCAAGAGAAAAAAAACTGTTGACCGTATAGCTGCTACTTATATTTTACAAGGTTATCTGGACAGCATGAAAAATGAAAGTATAAAAAATAACTAA
- the mtaB gene encoding tRNA (N(6)-L-threonylcarbamoyladenosine(37)-C(2))-methylthiotransferase MtaB — protein MKKVAFCTLGCKVNQYESEAVSGIFENAGYTIVDFNEKADVYVINTCTVTGISARKSRQMIRRAKSQNKDAIIVVMGCYSQTAPDEVSTIPGVNLIIGTRDRDRIIEYIKDIEAGRQQINVVGNIMKAKDFEELHVEKYKERTRAYLKIQEGCTQFCSYCIIPYARGPIRSREPQDVIKEVRKLADNGFLEIVLTGIHVASYGRDLKNTSLLDIICKIHEIDGIERIRLSSVEPTIITPEFVNTVKNLKKLCPHYHISLQSGCDDTLKRMNRKYTTSEYKNVVDRLRNNIDDVSITTDVMVGFPGETDWEFEQTYKFLEEICFSKMHVFKFSPRKGTPAYSYGGQVPGKVKEDRSNRLIKLSEECALKFHRSFIGRVMPVLFEQEVDKTGLYEGLTTNYIRVLCKSNNSLKGEIKDVMLKEAQEDFMTAEM, from the coding sequence ATGAAGAAAGTTGCGTTTTGTACCCTAGGGTGTAAAGTTAACCAATATGAATCGGAAGCTGTTTCCGGCATATTTGAAAATGCCGGCTACACAATTGTGGACTTTAATGAAAAAGCGGATGTTTATGTTATAAATACATGTACTGTTACCGGGATTAGCGCAAGGAAGTCAAGACAGATGATAAGAAGGGCTAAAAGCCAAAATAAGGATGCAATTATTGTAGTTATGGGTTGTTATTCACAAACTGCCCCTGATGAAGTGAGTACCATACCTGGTGTCAATTTAATAATAGGTACTAGGGACCGGGATAGAATAATCGAATATATAAAAGATATTGAAGCAGGCAGGCAGCAAATAAATGTGGTAGGCAATATAATGAAAGCGAAAGATTTTGAAGAATTACATGTAGAAAAATACAAGGAACGTACGAGGGCTTACCTGAAAATACAGGAAGGTTGTACTCAATTTTGCTCATACTGTATAATACCATACGCCAGAGGACCTATAAGAAGCAGGGAGCCGCAGGATGTAATAAAAGAGGTAAGGAAGCTCGCTGATAACGGGTTTTTGGAGATTGTTCTAACAGGTATACATGTAGCTTCCTATGGTAGGGATTTAAAGAACACTTCTCTCTTAGATATTATTTGCAAAATACATGAAATTGATGGTATAGAAAGGATACGGCTAAGTTCTGTTGAACCTACAATAATTACGCCTGAATTTGTAAATACTGTAAAAAACCTTAAAAAACTGTGCCCCCATTATCATATTTCTCTGCAAAGCGGTTGTGACGATACTCTAAAAAGGATGAACCGAAAATATACAACTTCAGAGTACAAAAATGTTGTTGACAGATTAAGAAATAATATTGACGATGTTTCAATAACAACGGATGTTATGGTAGGTTTTCCCGGTGAAACTGATTGGGAGTTTGAACAAACTTATAAATTCCTAGAAGAAATATGTTTTTCAAAAATGCATGTATTTAAGTTTTCACCACGCAAAGGTACACCTGCTTATTCTTATGGCGGGCAAGTACCGGGCAAAGTTAAAGAGGATAGAAGTAACAGGTTGATTAAACTTTCAGAGGAATGTGCCTTGAAATTTCATAGAAGTTTTATTGGGAGGGTTATGCCTGTGCTCTTTGAGCAGGAAGTAGATAAAACTGGCCTTTATGAAGGATTAACCACTAATTATATACGGGTATTGTGCAAAAGTAATAACAGTTTAAAAGGTGAAATAAAGGATGTAATGCTTAAAGAGGCTCAAGAGGATTTTATGACTGCGGAAATGTAG
- a CDS encoding DUF1292 domain-containing protein, which translates to MAEERDDIVVLIDENGEEEEFEYIDSIEMKGNEYVVLSPLSEDEEDEDEIYGFEDEIVILKVETNEDGEESYVTIEDENELDEVFEEFKLRMEDDFAFDVDDEDDEDEDYDEE; encoded by the coding sequence ATGGCAGAAGAAAGAGATGATATTGTAGTGCTAATAGACGAAAATGGAGAAGAGGAAGAGTTTGAATATATTGACTCTATCGAAATGAAAGGGAATGAGTATGTAGTCCTTTCTCCTTTAAGTGAAGACGAAGAAGATGAAGATGAAATCTATGGGTTTGAGGATGAAATAGTCATACTTAAGGTGGAAACGAATGAAGATGGAGAGGAATCCTATGTGACGATAGAGGATGAAAACGAACTCGACGAGGTCTTTGAAGAGTTTAAATTGAGAATGGAAGATGATTTTGCTTTTGATGTTGACGATGAAGATGACGAAGATGAAGATTATGACGAAGAATAG